A genomic stretch from Nitrobacter winogradskyi Nb-255 includes:
- the carB gene encoding carbamoyl-phosphate synthase large subunit, producing MPKRTDISTILIIGAGPIVIGQACEFDYSGTQAVKALKEEGYRVVLVNSNPATIMTDPDLADATYIEPITPEIVGKIIEKERHVVPGGFALLPTMGGQTALNCALSLRRQGTLEDFDVEMIGATADAIDKAEDRQLFREAMTRIGLETPKSRLANASAMKKADRDAYLAEKEKLSGDALAELERQWTLGEGERRKRYQQQAMAEALMALSEIGLPAIIRPSFTMGGTGGGIAYTRDEFLDIIERGLDASPTNEVLIEESVLGWKEYEMEVVRDKKDNCIIICSIENLDPMGVHTGDSITVAPALTLTDKEYQVMRDASLAVLREIGVETGGSNVQFGVDPVSGRMVIIEMNPRVSRSSALASKATGFPIAKVAAKLAVGYTLDEIANDITGGATPASFEPSIDYVVTKIPRFAFEKFPGASTTLTTSMKSVGEVMAIGRTFQESLQKALRGLEIGLTGLDEIDIDGMGRGDDKNAIRAALGTPTPSRLLQLAQAMRLGWTDEEIFSSCKIDPWFLAELRGIVEMENKVRSHGLPGNAFGMRTLKAMGFSDARLAVLSGRTEAEVKALRRTLGVRPVYKRIDTCAAEFASPTAYMYSTYEAPFAGEAADESAPSDKTKVVILGGGPNRIGQGIEFDYCCCHACFALSDAGFETIMVNCNPETVSTDYDTADRLYFEPLTAEDVLEIIDTERQNGTLHGVIVQFGGQTPLKLAHALEAADVPILGTSPEAIDLAEDRDRFKRILDRLKLKQPKNGIAYSVEQARLVAADLGLPLVVRPSYVLGGRAMQIIREESQLGDYLLETLPELVPADVKARYPNDKTGQINTVLGTNPLLFDRYLSDATEIDVDCLGDGKDTYVVGIMEHIEEAGIHSGDSACSLPPRSLDAATIAELERQTRELALGLDVVGLMNVQYAIKDGEIYVLEVNPRASRTVPFVAKVIGLPVAKIAARIMAGEKLAGFELKPQRLDHVGVKESVFPFARFPGVDTVLGPEMKSTGEVMGIDRSFEIAFAKSQLGGGTHLPRKGTVFVSVRETDKMRILATVKLLASVGFRVIATSGTQRYLTDSGVSAEKINKVLEGRPHIVDAITNGEVQLVFNTTDGPQALADSRSLRRAALLHKVPYYTTLSGAVAAAQGIRAYLGGDLEVRTLQSYFSET from the coding sequence ATGCCTAAACGCACCGACATTTCGACCATTCTCATCATCGGCGCCGGTCCGATCGTCATCGGACAGGCCTGTGAGTTCGACTATTCCGGCACCCAGGCGGTAAAGGCGCTCAAGGAAGAGGGTTACAGGGTTGTCCTGGTCAACTCCAACCCCGCCACGATCATGACCGACCCCGACCTGGCGGACGCCACCTATATCGAGCCGATCACCCCGGAAATCGTCGGTAAGATCATCGAAAAGGAGCGTCACGTCGTTCCCGGCGGTTTCGCGCTGCTGCCGACCATGGGCGGCCAGACCGCGCTGAACTGCGCGCTATCGTTGCGCCGGCAGGGTACGCTGGAGGATTTCGACGTCGAAATGATCGGCGCGACGGCGGACGCCATCGACAAGGCGGAAGACCGGCAACTGTTCCGCGAGGCCATGACCAGGATCGGCCTGGAGACGCCGAAATCGCGGCTTGCCAATGCGTCCGCGATGAAAAAGGCCGATCGCGACGCCTACCTAGCCGAGAAGGAAAAACTCTCGGGCGACGCGCTGGCCGAACTCGAGCGGCAATGGACGCTTGGCGAGGGCGAGCGGCGCAAGCGCTACCAGCAGCAGGCGATGGCCGAAGCGCTGATGGCGCTGTCCGAGATCGGCCTGCCGGCGATCATTCGCCCCTCCTTCACCATGGGGGGCACGGGCGGCGGCATCGCCTATACGCGCGACGAATTCCTCGACATCATCGAACGCGGCCTGGATGCCTCGCCGACCAACGAAGTGCTGATCGAAGAAAGCGTGCTCGGCTGGAAAGAGTACGAGATGGAGGTTGTCCGCGACAAGAAGGACAACTGCATCATCATCTGCTCGATCGAGAATCTCGATCCGATGGGCGTGCACACCGGCGACTCCATCACGGTGGCGCCGGCGCTGACGCTGACCGACAAGGAATACCAGGTCATGCGCGACGCCTCGCTGGCGGTGTTGCGCGAGATCGGCGTCGAGACCGGCGGCTCCAACGTGCAGTTCGGCGTCGATCCTGTCAGCGGACGCATGGTCATCATCGAGATGAACCCGCGGGTGTCGCGATCCTCGGCGCTGGCGTCAAAGGCGACCGGCTTCCCCATCGCCAAGGTCGCGGCGAAACTCGCGGTCGGCTACACGCTCGACGAGATCGCCAACGACATCACCGGCGGCGCGACGCCGGCATCGTTCGAACCCAGCATCGACTACGTCGTCACCAAGATTCCGCGTTTCGCGTTCGAGAAGTTTCCCGGCGCCTCGACCACGCTCACCACCTCGATGAAATCGGTCGGCGAAGTGATGGCGATCGGTCGCACGTTTCAGGAAAGCCTCCAGAAGGCGCTGCGCGGACTGGAGATCGGCCTCACCGGCCTCGATGAAATCGATATCGATGGCATGGGCAGGGGCGACGACAAGAACGCCATCCGCGCCGCGCTGGGCACGCCGACCCCTAGCCGCCTGCTGCAACTCGCGCAGGCGATGCGGCTCGGCTGGACCGACGAGGAAATCTTCAGCTCCTGCAAGATCGACCCCTGGTTCCTCGCCGAACTGCGCGGCATCGTCGAGATGGAGAACAAGGTCCGCTCCCACGGCCTGCCGGGTAACGCCTTCGGGATGCGTACGCTCAAGGCGATGGGTTTCTCGGACGCGCGGCTCGCGGTGCTCTCCGGCAGGACCGAGGCGGAAGTCAAAGCGCTTCGCCGCACCCTCGGCGTGCGCCCGGTCTACAAGCGCATCGACACCTGCGCGGCGGAATTCGCCTCGCCGACCGCTTACATGTACTCAACCTATGAAGCGCCGTTCGCGGGCGAGGCTGCCGACGAAAGCGCACCGTCGGACAAGACGAAGGTCGTTATCCTCGGCGGCGGCCCCAATCGCATCGGCCAGGGAATCGAGTTCGACTATTGCTGCTGCCATGCCTGCTTCGCACTGTCGGACGCTGGCTTCGAGACCATCATGGTCAACTGCAACCCCGAAACGGTCTCGACCGACTACGATACCGCCGACCGGCTCTACTTCGAACCGCTGACGGCCGAGGACGTGCTGGAGATCATCGACACCGAGCGGCAGAACGGCACGTTGCACGGCGTGATCGTGCAGTTCGGCGGCCAGACGCCGTTGAAACTTGCCCACGCCCTGGAAGCGGCCGATGTGCCGATCCTCGGCACTTCGCCCGAGGCCATCGACCTCGCGGAAGACCGCGACCGGTTCAAGCGCATTCTAGACCGGCTCAAACTGAAGCAGCCGAAGAACGGCATCGCCTATTCGGTGGAGCAGGCGCGACTGGTGGCCGCCGATCTCGGCCTGCCGCTGGTGGTGCGCCCTTCCTATGTGCTGGGCGGCCGCGCCATGCAGATCATCCGCGAGGAAAGCCAGCTCGGTGACTATCTGCTCGAAACCCTGCCCGAACTGGTGCCGGCCGACGTCAAGGCCCGCTATCCGAACGACAAGACCGGCCAGATCAACACCGTGCTCGGCACCAACCCGCTGCTGTTCGATCGCTATCTCTCCGACGCCACGGAGATCGACGTCGATTGCCTCGGCGACGGCAAGGACACTTACGTCGTCGGCATCATGGAGCATATCGAGGAGGCCGGCATCCACTCCGGCGACTCCGCCTGCTCGCTGCCGCCGCGTTCGCTCGACGCGGCCACGATCGCCGAACTGGAGCGGCAGACCCGCGAACTCGCGCTCGGTCTTGATGTCGTTGGCTTGATGAACGTGCAATACGCCATCAAGGACGGCGAGATCTACGTGCTGGAAGTCAATCCCCGCGCCTCGCGCACGGTGCCGTTCGTCGCCAAGGTGATCGGCCTTCCCGTCGCCAAGATCGCGGCGCGGATCATGGCCGGCGAGAAGCTCGCGGGCTTCGAGCTCAAGCCGCAACGGCTCGATCATGTCGGCGTCAAGGAATCCGTCTTCCCCTTCGCGCGCTTTCCGGGCGTCGACACCGTGCTCGGCCCGGAAATGAAATCGACCGGCGAGGTGATGGGCATCGACCGCTCCTTCGAGATCGCCTTCGCCAAGAGCCAGCTTGGCGGCGGCACGCATCTCCCGCGCAAGGGCACGGTGTTCGTCTCGGTCCGAGAGACCGACAAGATGCGCATCCTCGCGACGGTGAAGCTGCTGGCGTCTGTCGGCTTCAGGGTGATTGCGACGTCGGGAACACAACGCTACCTGACCGACAGCGGCGTTTCGGCCGAAAAGATCAACAAGGTTCTGGAGGGCCGCCCGCACATCGTGGACGCCATCACCAACGGCGAGGTGCAACTGGTGTTCAACACCACCGACGGGCCCCAGGCGCTGGCTGACAGCCGCTCGCTGCGGCGCGCCGCCCTCTTGCATAAAGTGCCGTACTACACCACTCTTTCGGGAGCCGTCGCCGCCGCGCAGGGTATCCGCGCCTATCTGGGCGGAGATCTTGAGGTGCGCACCTTGCAGAGTTATTTTTCCGAGACATAG
- the greA gene encoding transcription elongation factor GreA, whose protein sequence is MVEKVPMTRGGHAALADELKKRQSVDRPRIIEQIAEARAHGDLSENAEYHAAKEEQSHNEGRIAELEDKLARADIIDVSKLSGDTIKFGATVTLIDEDTDKKAVWQIVGEAEADAKQGRISITSPLARALIGKKKGSSVEVVAPGGAKAYEIAKVEWR, encoded by the coding sequence ATGGTCGAGAAGGTTCCGATGACCCGAGGCGGGCACGCCGCCCTCGCAGACGAACTGAAGAAGCGCCAGTCGGTGGACCGGCCGCGCATCATCGAGCAAATCGCCGAGGCGCGAGCGCATGGCGACCTTTCGGAGAATGCGGAATATCACGCCGCGAAAGAAGAGCAGTCGCACAATGAGGGCCGCATCGCCGAGCTCGAGGACAAGCTGGCGCGCGCCGACATCATCGACGTCAGCAAGCTTTCCGGCGACACCATCAAGTTCGGCGCCACCGTCACGCTGATCGACGAGGACACCGACAAGAAGGCGGTGTGGCAGATCGTCGGCGAGGCCGAAGCCGACGCCAAGCAGGGCCGCATTTCAATCACCTCGCCGCTGGCGCGCGCCCTGATCGGCAAGAAGAAAGGCTCCTCCGTCGAAGTGGTCGCGCCCGGCGGCGCCAAGGCCTATGAGATCGCGAAGGTCGAATGGCGATAG
- a CDS encoding DoxX family protein translates to MDQVFTKWQPIVLSLLRFMSGLLLMQHGTAKLLGFPSLPMFADLQVASLVGVAGIIELVGGGLLVVGLFTRAAAFITSGMTAVAYFLVHAPKTFMPIANGGELAALYCFVFFYLVFAGGGPISLDKVLFNRS, encoded by the coding sequence ATGGATCAAGTTTTCACCAAATGGCAGCCGATCGTCCTCAGTCTGCTTCGGTTCATGAGCGGACTTCTGCTCATGCAGCACGGCACCGCCAAGCTCCTGGGATTTCCGTCGCTGCCGATGTTCGCGGATCTTCAGGTGGCGTCGCTGGTCGGGGTTGCCGGAATCATCGAACTGGTCGGCGGCGGGCTGCTGGTCGTCGGATTGTTCACGCGGGCCGCGGCGTTCATTACATCAGGCATGACGGCGGTCGCCTATTTCCTGGTCCATGCCCCCAAGACCTTCATGCCCATCGCCAATGGCGGTGAACTGGCGGCGCTGTATTGTTTTGTTTTCTTCTACCTGGTGTTCGCCGGCGGTGGCCCGATCAGCCTCGATAAGGTGCTTTTCAACAGGAGTTGA
- a CDS encoding Lrp/AsnC family transcriptional regulator: protein MTKSLDQIDLKILSEIQADGRITNVELAKRVGISPPPCLRRVRTLEEEGYIQGYRGLLDPQRLGFEVTVFASVHLSSQADADLRAFEEFVRGEPLVRECWMLSGEVDFILKCVAPDMATFQDFVAHLTAAPHVRNVRTSLVLHSSKYAPAVPLELKMPG from the coding sequence GTGACGAAGAGTCTGGACCAGATCGACCTTAAAATCCTCAGCGAGATTCAGGCCGATGGCCGGATCACCAACGTCGAACTGGCGAAACGGGTCGGCATTTCGCCGCCGCCGTGCCTGCGCCGGGTCCGGACGCTGGAGGAAGAGGGCTATATTCAGGGATACCGCGGGCTGCTCGATCCGCAGCGGCTCGGTTTCGAGGTTACGGTTTTTGCATCGGTGCATCTGTCCAGTCAGGCGGATGCCGACTTGCGCGCGTTCGAGGAGTTCGTGCGCGGTGAGCCGCTCGTGCGTGAGTGCTGGATGCTGTCGGGCGAGGTGGACTTCATCCTGAAATGCGTGGCGCCCGACATGGCCACATTTCAGGATTTCGTCGCGCATCTCACCGCGGCGCCGCATGTACGGAACGTGCGGACCTCGCTGGTGCTTCACAGTTCCAAATACGCCCCTGCGGTGCCCTTGGAGCTGAAGATGCCGGGCTGA
- the trxB gene encoding thioredoxin-disulfide reductase: MPAPIHAKVVIIGSGPAGYTAAIYAARAMLEPVLIQGIQPGGQLTITTDVENYPGFADVIQGPWLMEQMEKQAAHVGTRIVTDTVNSLDVSQRPFRLTCDSGEVYLAETVILATGAQARWLGLPSEDTFKGFGVSACATCDGFFYRGKNVIVIGGGNTAVEEALFLTNFASQVTLVHRRDHFRAERILQDRAFKHPKIKVIWDSAIDEICGSEDPPKVTHVRLKNVKSGELTEVEADGVFIAIGHAPATELVTGKVKLKPSGYVEVAPNSTATSVPGLFAAGDVADEVYRQAVTAAGLGCMAALEAERFLAAHAGDRAAAE; the protein is encoded by the coding sequence ATGCCTGCCCCCATCCACGCCAAGGTTGTCATCATCGGCTCCGGTCCGGCGGGCTATACGGCGGCGATCTACGCGGCGCGCGCCATGCTGGAGCCAGTGCTGATCCAGGGTATCCAGCCGGGCGGCCAGCTCACCATCACCACCGACGTTGAAAATTACCCCGGCTTCGCCGACGTGATCCAGGGGCCGTGGCTGATGGAGCAGATGGAGAAGCAGGCGGCGCATGTCGGCACCCGGATCGTAACCGACACGGTGAATTCTCTGGATGTGTCGCAACGGCCGTTCCGCCTGACCTGCGACAGCGGCGAGGTTTATCTTGCCGAAACCGTGATTCTCGCCACGGGCGCGCAGGCGCGCTGGCTGGGGTTGCCATCCGAGGACACATTCAAGGGATTCGGTGTCTCTGCGTGCGCGACCTGCGACGGCTTCTTCTATCGCGGTAAAAACGTGATCGTGATCGGCGGCGGCAACACAGCCGTCGAGGAAGCGCTCTTCCTGACCAATTTTGCCTCGCAGGTCACCCTTGTGCATCGCCGCGATCACTTCCGCGCCGAACGCATCCTGCAGGATCGCGCCTTCAAGCATCCCAAGATCAAGGTGATCTGGGACAGCGCCATCGATGAAATCTGCGGCAGCGAGGATCCGCCCAAGGTCACCCATGTGCGGCTGAAGAACGTCAAGAGCGGCGAACTCACCGAGGTCGAGGCCGATGGCGTATTCATTGCGATCGGCCACGCGCCGGCGACCGAACTGGTGACAGGCAAGGTCAAGCTGAAGCCATCAGGCTACGTCGAAGTCGCGCCGAACTCGACGGCGACGTCCGTGCCGGGACTGTTCGCCGCCGGCGATGTCGCGGATGAAGTCTATCGCCAGGCCGTGACGGCCGCCGGCCTGGGTTGCATGGCCGCGCTGGAAGCCGAACGGTTTCTCGCCGCGCACGCGGGTGACCGCGCGGCGGCAGAATAG
- a CDS encoding LysR family transcriptional regulator, translating into MDWDKLKVFHAAAEAGSFTHAGEQLGLSQSAVSRQVGALEQELSVPLFHRHARGLILTEQGDLLFRTAHQVFMQLQAARAKLADSRERPSGDLKVTTTLGVGINWLIPRLGEFTSLYPDIRISLALTDEELDLSMREADIAIRTYKPTQPDLIQRKLFAICFHAYCSTEYVKRFGTPRTLEELSGHRIILLNETQASPHLQNRNWLIEAARNRSGPHEPYFTVNNIVGLFSACQQGLGIAALPDYLVGENNLLVQLFGESDSIQLDTYFVYPEELKSVARVQVFRDFVVSKAQRWPS; encoded by the coding sequence ATGGATTGGGACAAGCTAAAAGTATTTCACGCCGCGGCCGAGGCCGGAAGCTTCACACACGCAGGTGAACAGCTCGGACTGTCGCAGTCCGCCGTATCGCGACAGGTCGGCGCGCTGGAGCAGGAACTCTCGGTACCGCTGTTTCATCGTCATGCGCGAGGGTTGATCCTGACGGAGCAGGGCGACTTGCTCTTCCGCACCGCGCATCAGGTCTTCATGCAGTTGCAGGCGGCGCGCGCCAAGCTCGCCGACAGCCGGGAACGGCCAAGCGGCGACCTCAAGGTGACGACCACGCTCGGAGTCGGCATCAACTGGCTGATTCCGCGGCTTGGCGAATTCACTTCGCTGTATCCGGATATCAGAATCTCACTGGCTTTGACCGACGAAGAGCTGGATCTGTCGATGCGGGAAGCCGATATCGCGATTCGCACATACAAGCCGACCCAGCCCGACCTGATTCAGCGCAAACTGTTTGCCATATGTTTTCATGCCTATTGTTCGACCGAATACGTCAAGCGCTTCGGCACCCCGCGAACGCTTGAGGAACTCAGTGGACATCGCATCATCCTGCTTAACGAGACGCAGGCCTCGCCCCATCTCCAGAACCGCAACTGGCTGATCGAGGCTGCCCGCAACCGATCGGGGCCGCACGAACCCTATTTCACGGTCAACAACATCGTGGGCCTGTTCAGCGCCTGCCAGCAAGGTCTCGGCATAGCCGCGCTGCCGGATTATCTGGTCGGCGAGAACAATCTCCTGGTGCAGCTGTTCGGCGAATCCGACTCGATTCAGCTCGACACCTATTTCGTGTATCCTGAAGAGTTGAAATCCGTCGCGCGGGTTCAGGTTTTCCGCGACTTCGTCGTCAGCAAGGCGCAACGCTGGCCGTCGTGA
- a CDS encoding ParA family protein has product MNVIVFASRKGGSGKSTLAAHLAAQVHKASRPCLLVDADPQGSLTLWHKLRGTNEPPIRTANRSVTEIINAAKRDGVEWVFIDTPPNLSAVVDDAIRNATMVVIPARPGVFDVNAVQGTIQSCRSARKPYAVVINGAPAMRDGSESPIVTIAREALAKFRAPVWSGQITNRADLLLALAHGEGAREYDSQGRAASEIGRLWAAIERSVKAIRGAAPSGGTMHKHAA; this is encoded by the coding sequence ATGAACGTTATTGTTTTCGCATCGCGTAAGGGCGGCTCAGGCAAGAGTACCCTGGCCGCGCATCTTGCTGCGCAAGTTCATAAGGCCTCGAGGCCCTGCCTGCTGGTGGATGCCGATCCGCAGGGGTCGCTGACGCTTTGGCACAAGCTGCGCGGCACCAACGAACCTCCGATCAGGACAGCCAATCGCTCCGTCACCGAAATCATCAACGCCGCGAAGCGTGACGGCGTCGAGTGGGTCTTTATCGACACGCCTCCGAACCTGTCGGCCGTCGTCGATGACGCCATCCGGAATGCGACGATGGTTGTGATTCCCGCACGGCCCGGCGTGTTCGACGTCAACGCTGTTCAGGGCACCATTCAGAGCTGCCGATCCGCGCGCAAGCCTTATGCGGTTGTCATCAATGGTGCGCCGGCGATGCGCGACGGCTCCGAGAGTCCGATCGTTACCATTGCGCGCGAGGCTCTGGCGAAATTCCGCGCTCCGGTCTGGAGTGGCCAGATTACCAATCGCGCCGACCTGCTGCTGGCTCTGGCGCATGGCGAAGGCGCGCGCGAGTACGATTCCCAGGGCCGCGCGGCTTCGGAGATCGGACGCCTGTGGGCGGCGATCGAACGCTCCGTCAAGGCGATCCGCGGGGCTGCGCCCTCGGGCGGAACCATGCACAAGCACGCCGCCTGA
- a CDS encoding extensin-like domain-containing protein produces MTRRVALYLLGSLVLVSLAGCGRGLFQTAEREPWRTEAEAACLKSGAVRESSDLVRIRRINGPGICGAEFPLKVSALGEGSAYGFADENLRPPASVGREPRWPIAQPAYRPPSYPETSARQPGPDERSGDPVSLAAPGTYSSADEQPAEAGDDRYAQPSAYPATPSQDPSLRLGPARGVVTSAVGPVTVKPSATLACPIVSALDRWLADAVQPASMRWFGARVAEIKQISAYSCRGMNGNPRARISEHAFGNALDIAGFTLADGRYVSVQRGWKGLPEEQGFLRDVAASACQRFTTVLAPGSNIYHYNHIHVDLMRRASRRTVCKPAPVSGEEMAARAGRGSYAGRAPAVTGSLGASRNRSHSYASEADYDE; encoded by the coding sequence ATGACGCGCAGAGTTGCCTTGTATCTTCTCGGCTCCCTCGTCCTCGTATCGTTAGCCGGTTGCGGGCGCGGCCTTTTTCAGACTGCGGAGCGCGAACCTTGGCGGACCGAGGCTGAGGCCGCTTGTTTGAAATCCGGCGCGGTCAGGGAAAGTTCCGATCTCGTCCGCATCCGCCGGATCAATGGTCCCGGTATTTGCGGCGCGGAGTTTCCCTTGAAGGTCTCGGCGCTCGGTGAGGGGTCGGCGTACGGCTTTGCCGACGAGAATCTCAGGCCGCCCGCGTCCGTCGGCCGCGAGCCGCGCTGGCCGATCGCGCAGCCGGCTTATCGGCCGCCGTCATATCCGGAAACATCCGCTCGTCAGCCTGGCCCGGATGAGAGATCGGGCGATCCGGTTTCGCTGGCCGCGCCGGGGACGTATTCGTCAGCCGATGAGCAGCCGGCGGAGGCAGGGGATGATCGCTATGCGCAACCCTCCGCCTATCCGGCAACGCCTTCACAGGATCCATCGCTGCGTCTTGGACCTGCGCGCGGGGTTGTCACCAGCGCGGTCGGTCCTGTCACGGTGAAGCCTTCCGCGACGCTTGCCTGCCCGATCGTCTCGGCGCTCGATCGCTGGCTGGCGGATGCGGTGCAGCCGGCGTCGATGCGCTGGTTCGGCGCGCGCGTAGCCGAGATCAAGCAGATCTCGGCCTATTCCTGCCGCGGCATGAACGGCAATCCGCGCGCGCGCATTTCCGAGCACGCCTTCGGCAATGCGCTGGATATCGCGGGGTTCACGTTGGCGGATGGACGCTATGTTTCGGTGCAGCGCGGCTGGAAGGGCTTGCCGGAAGAGCAGGGTTTTCTTCGCGACGTGGCGGCGTCGGCCTGTCAGCGTTTCACCACAGTGCTGGCGCCGGGCTCCAACATCTACCACTACAACCATATTCATGTCGATCTGATGCGCCGTGCCAGTCGCCGCACGGTCTGCAAGCCCGCTCCGGTTTCGGGCGAGGAAATGGCCGCGCGCGCAGGCCGCGGTTCGTATGCCGGCCGCGCGCCGGCTGTCACGGGATCGCTGGGCGCGAGCAGGAACCGTTCGCACAGTTACGCCAGCGAGGCGGATTACGACGAGTAG
- a CDS encoding DUF4403 family protein has protein sequence MRSGFKFKTILLGIGILAVSFFVSLKAMDWLSPHGIDKPALAALPPLPPVNRSSSIVVPVKIPLTLIRDAAERAAPHHFAGKADNPAAQILQNADIGWTASRGAISATGANNALSLSTPLTGAVKVTGSLSANAQDAVGNALAGVLGGDIAKHVGRVNIKNLNANAEIKGNVVMTAQPTLAGNWRIDPGITAQVNLGDTNLSVAGARLNVPSQVKPVIDKAVNEQIAVLQQRIRDDPALERDARRQWAQMCRSIPLQDPAGMPQLHLELKPVRAIAAQPRIDARNVTLTIGVEAETRITTAATRPDCPFPATLALEPATTGRLNIGVPIDMPFTDINKIIEAQFAGKTFPEDGSGAADVTVKQVSVAAAGDQLLISLLVHAKEKKSWFGFGGEATIHIWGRPVLDQAQQIMRLKDIRLAVESEAAFGLLGAAAQTALPYLESALAERAVVDLKPFVSDAREKIAAVIADFQKSEDRAKVTAEISRLNLSSIAFDSTTLRVIAEAAGSVNVELKTLPAL, from the coding sequence ATGCGGTCCGGGTTCAAATTCAAGACCATCCTGCTCGGCATCGGGATTCTTGCTGTCTCGTTTTTTGTCAGCCTCAAGGCCATGGACTGGCTGTCGCCGCACGGAATCGACAAGCCCGCGCTTGCGGCCTTGCCGCCGCTGCCACCCGTCAACCGCAGTTCAAGCATCGTCGTGCCGGTCAAGATACCGCTGACGCTCATCCGCGACGCCGCCGAGCGCGCGGCTCCGCATCATTTCGCCGGCAAGGCCGACAACCCGGCGGCGCAGATTCTCCAGAACGCAGACATCGGGTGGACCGCATCCCGCGGCGCGATCAGCGCCACGGGCGCCAATAACGCACTGTCGCTGTCGACGCCGCTGACGGGCGCCGTGAAGGTGACCGGATCGCTGTCGGCCAACGCCCAGGATGCGGTCGGCAACGCGCTCGCGGGTGTGCTCGGCGGCGACATCGCCAAGCACGTCGGCCGCGTGAACATCAAGAACCTGAACGCCAATGCCGAGATCAAGGGCAATGTCGTGATGACGGCGCAACCGACGCTGGCCGGGAACTGGCGCATCGACCCCGGCATCACCGCACAGGTCAATCTTGGCGACACCAACCTCTCGGTCGCGGGCGCGCGCCTTAATGTCCCCTCACAGGTCAAGCCGGTCATCGACAAGGCGGTCAACGAACAGATCGCGGTTCTCCAGCAGCGCATTCGCGACGATCCCGCGCTGGAGCGGGACGCAAGGCGGCAATGGGCGCAAATGTGCCGCTCGATCCCGCTACAGGATCCGGCGGGGATGCCGCAACTCCATCTCGAACTGAAGCCGGTTCGCGCCATCGCGGCTCAACCGCGCATCGACGCCAGAAACGTCACGCTGACAATCGGTGTCGAGGCCGAAACGCGGATCACGACCGCGGCGACCAGGCCGGACTGCCCGTTCCCCGCAACGCTTGCCCTCGAACCTGCGACGACGGGCAGACTGAACATCGGCGTTCCGATCGACATGCCCTTCACCGATATCAATAAGATCATCGAGGCACAGTTCGCCGGCAAGACATTCCCCGAAGATGGCAGCGGCGCGGCTGATGTCACCGTCAAGCAGGTGAGTGTCGCGGCGGCCGGCGACCAGCTTCTGATCTCGCTTCTGGTTCATGCGAAGGAGAAGAAGAGTTGGTTCGGTTTCGGCGGCGAGGCCACGATCCACATCTGGGGCCGACCGGTGCTCGATCAGGCCCAGCAGATCATGCGTCTGAAAGACATCAGGCTCGCGGTGGAATCCGAAGCCGCGTTCGGCCTGCTCGGCGCCGCCGCGCAAACGGCATTGCCCTACCTTGAAAGCGCCTTGGCTGAGAGAGCCGTCGTCGACCTCAAACCATTCGTATCGGATGCGCGCGAAAAGATCGCCGCGGTGATCGCGGACTTTCAGAAAAGCGAGGACAGAGCCAAAGTCACGGCGGAGATCAGCCGCCTGAACCTTTCAAGCATCGCCTTTGATTCAACGACATTGCGCGTGATCGCCGAAGCGGCAGGCAGCGTGAATGTCGAACTCAAGACACTGCCGGCGCTGTAA
- a CDS encoding dodecin family protein, translating to MAESVYKVIELIGTSKDSWEKAAKGAVERAGESLRDLRVAEIVKLDMQLDEEGKVETYRAKLKVSFKFEG from the coding sequence ATGGCCGAGAGTGTCTACAAGGTCATCGAACTGATCGGCACCAGCAAGGATTCGTGGGAGAAGGCGGCCAAGGGCGCGGTCGAGCGAGCGGGAGAGTCTCTTCGCGACCTTCGCGTCGCCGAAATCGTCAAGCTCGACATGCAATTGGACGAGGAGGGCAAGGTCGAGACCTATCGCGCCAAGCTCAAGGTCTCATTCAAGTTCGAGGGTTAG